One genomic window of Parasteatoda tepidariorum isolate YZ-2023 chromosome 9, CAS_Ptep_4.0, whole genome shotgun sequence includes the following:
- the LOC107438941 gene encoding uncharacterized protein, translating to MITKEFADTLCGVLFPRKLWLLATNKDVDSVQWSEDGLSVRIDSIGIEKECFIPQVFNVTSNQHVLRQLSYYQFEKIDNKIKMWEFKHSCFRADREDLLCYVKRSSQKVFKKFATDYEKRRSKRRSKRSINYAAIENQDDSEDIEKEPGMKLKKGTRQSKRVKEEDNVTFEPRKALSPIHSNSYVLGSSFRNNTYQELGLRKDMITISHDNIRSSRCLKNSIANPKRIPLPNQPEEIPIPRKRGRPKRQSGNQNPSTSQAFNSYQGFEDKSDIKINLTDLPSPARATGQYVNGSSRQNGTQQPGPTSSQKYWNQILVKDDKFLNVTETDKVINDIKLNEMNLDIAASLSYAQDNDGKIFISSPSDKVFLKLDGSEDLFEIKINGGRIYVPIYQKNGMVNSSIPNENEFPFGQPQILNNMMSNFHNYSKAPAISKPSTGTSYSNLNSIPDSVNAENNQAALNDYPVIAVSPYASNFRMPSSSYHHQSIEPISNLNQMASYPISRCSSTTSVNQFKSNNFDGSSFVRDIESPYSSNPYTYEQSQQAMIRNLSATPIKLEPFDENPNPFEALMGINCNKTSPDILHVTEGDRFGKLYPETCTSTPENHHSNSWINSSPIYGYSDRQTLNNYVLGKNTNSYNIASTSKSQPFRMQNTPRTSVQSFARTNCNEQLTNTYTDIQNSSNGANNNRNQFERICGNSSNFYNINSSCQPVVSEPSPKSLLYPDHQRHKSESPNETRVLFDDQTFDLCEEVCFLEEKYATGNVESTYEGLSVKTADEQLISGEEHKETGGSAEALSFALISMSIQDHLIASASNSTFKLQSETSEEQSNLPEKKFSLPSEQSSLLEEQSCLPDEQSNTSNEKLSASEENSILPKEKLALEDKPNRIKNGDTCIGQTVLMTKCPENAPVDETDFKKCSVDSKDDVAGEKVSADINRDEHPSDNLQETVAQTEGDFAMGLVQDRNNTTESSTFFNCKMLSAKAFPQFRSSEKRAGIVKIESDLEEKKGIQQISMKNKSDEIEVDQLTSMKNKSIDNEGNQQLSLKEKNTENESTLENDPRKAIVNFLLDQIKQNVNFQWKIVNGKFIVDGCKFEACDDVEAWIKTTYK from the exons atgatAACTAAGGAGTTTGCAGATACTTTGTGCGGTGTTCTGTTTCCTCGTAAATTGTGGCTCCTGGCCACGAACAAAGATGTTGATTCCGTCCAATGGTCAGAGGATGGCTTGTCCGTTAGGATTGATAGTAttggaattgaaaaagaatgttttatacCTCAAGTGTTTAACGTCACCAGCAATCAACATGTCTTGCGTCAACTTTCTTATTATCAATTTGagaaaatagataataaaataaa aatGTGGGAATTCAAGCACAGCTGTTTCAGGGCTGATAGGGAAGATCTGTTGTGCTATGTCAAAAGGAGTAGCCAAAAAGTG tttaaaaaatttgctactGACTACGAAAAACGTCGTTCCAAAAGAAGAAGTAAGCGATCTATTAACTATGCAGCAATAGAAAACCAGGATGATTCAGAAGACATTGAAAAGGAACCTGGAATGAAACTGAAAAAGGGAACCAGACAATCTAAACGTGTAAAAGAAGAAGACAATGTCACCTTTGAGCCTAGAAAGGCCCTTTCACCCATTCATAGCAACTCCTATGTTCTAGGCTCTTCATTTCGCAACAATACCTATCAAGAGTTAGGCCTCAGAAAAGATATGATTACAATATCACACGATAACATACGCTCTTCTAGATGCCTCAAGAATTCTATTGCAAATCCGAAGAGAATCCCACTTCCAAATCAACCAGAGGAGATACCTATACCAAGAAAGCGAGGAAGACCGAAACGACAAAGTGGGAATCAAAACCCTTCTACCTCACAAGCCTTCAATTCTTATCAAGGATTTGAAGACAAATCGGACATTAAAATCAATCTAACTGATCTACCATCACCAGCAAGAGCAACAGGACAATATGTTAATGGAAGCAGCAGACAAAATGGAACTCAGCAGCCAGGGCCAACAAGCAGTCAAAAATATTGGAATCAGATTTTAGTGAAAGATGACAAATTTCTAAATGTTACGGAAACCGACAAAGTTATAAATGacattaaattgaatgaaatgaatttgGACATAGCAGCATCTCTCTCATACGCGCAAGATAATGATGGTAAGATATTCATCAGTAGTCCTagtgataaagtttttttaaagttagatgGCTCTGAGGAtctgtttgaaattaaaataaatggtgGCAGGATATACGTTCCTATATATCAGAAAAATGGCATGGTTAACAGTTCTATTCCGAATGAAAACGAATTTCCTTTTGGCCAAcctcaaattttgaataacatgATGAGTAATTTCCATAATTACAGCAAAGCACCAGCAATCAGCAAGCCTTCTACTGGTACATCCTACAGCAACCTTAATTCCATCCCTGATTCCGTTAATGCTGAAAATAATCAAGCAGCTCTGAATGACTACCCAGTCATCGCTGTTTCTCCTTATGCAAGTAATTTTAGGATGCCGAGTTCGAGTTATCATCATCAGTCCATTGAACCgatttcaaatttgaaccaAATGGCTTCGTATCCAATTTCAAGATGTTCCAGTACAACTTCTGTAAACCAATTTAAATCTAACAATTTTGATGGTAGTTCTTTTGTGAGGGACATAGAATCGCCTTATTCAAGCAATCCATACACGTATGAGCAGTCCCAGCAGGCTATGATTCGAAATCTTTCTGCAACACCCATTAAGCTGGAGCCGTTTGACGAAAATCCGAACCCTTTCGAAGCATTGATGGGCATAAATTGCAACAAAACTTCTCCTGATATACTCCACGTGACGGAAGGAGATAGATTTGGAAAATTATACCCTGAAACTTGCACCAGTACTCCCGAGAATCATCACAGTAACAGCTGGATAAACAGTTCTCCTATATATGGATATTCTGATCGACAAACTTTGAATAATTACGTGCTTGGGAAGAATACAAATTCCTATAATATAGCATCAACTTCAAAAAGTCAACCGTTTCGGATGCAGAACACACCCAGAACATCGGTTCAAAGTTTTGCTCGTACAAACTGCAATGAACAGTTAACCAATACTTATACAGACATCCAAAATTCTTCTAACGGGGCAAATAATAACAGAAATCAATTTGAAAGGATTTGTGGAAACAGTTCGAATTTCTATAACATAAACTCAAGCTGCCAGCCTGTTGTTTCAGAACCATCCCCTAAGTCTCTTTTGTATCCTGATCATCAACGCCATAAATCAGAGAGCCCCAATGAAACTCGGGTTCTTTTTGACGATCAGACTTTTGATTTGTGTGAAGAAGTGTGTTTTCTTGAAGAGAAATATGCAACAGGAAATGTAGAATCGACATATGAAGGATTATCTGTTAAAACTGCTGATGAACAGCTGATTTCTGGAGAAGAACACAAAGAGACTGGAGGCTCAGCTGAAGCattatcgtttgcactaatATCAATGTCTATTCAAGACCATTTGATAGCATCAGCATCTAATTCCACTTTCAAATTGCAATCTGAAACATCTGAAGAACAATCCAATCTGCCTGAAAAGAAATTCAGTCTTCCTAGCGAACAATCGAGTTTGCTTGAAGAACAATCTTGCTTGCCTGACGAACAATCCAATACGTCTAACGAAAAATTGAGTGCGTCGGAAGAGAATTCCATTTTGCCCAAGGAGAAACTCGCACTCGAAGATAAACCAAATCGAATCAAAAATGGAGACACGTGCATTGGACAAACAGTTTTGATGACCAAGTGCCCTGAAAATGCTCCTGTGGATGAAactgactttaaaaaatgttcagtgGACTCGAAAGATGATGTAGCTGGTGAAAAAGTTTCAGCTGATATAAATAGAGATGAACATCCATCTGATAACTTACAAGAAACCGTTGCTCAAACTGAAGGTGACTTTGCAATGGGATTAGTACAAGATCGGAACAATACCACAGAATCATcaacatttttcaattgcaaaatGCTATCAGCAAAAGCTTTTCCACAATTTCGTTCGTCTGAAAAGCGAGCTGGAATTGTTAAAATTGAGTCAGATTTGGAGGAAAAGAAGGGCATTCAACAAATTTCTATGAAGAACAAGAGCGATGAAATCGAAGTCGATCAACTAACATCTATGAAGAACAAAAGTATTGATAACGAAGGCAATCAACAATTatctttaaaggaaaaaaacacagaaaatgAATCTACACTTGAAAACGATCCTCGTAAAGCTATAGTAAATTTTCTGCTtgatcaaataaaacaaaatgtaaattttcagtGGAAAATTGTAAATGGAAAATTCATAGTAGATGGATGCAAATTTGAAGCATGTGACGATGTTGAAGCATGGATAAAAACAACTTATAAATAA
- the LOC107438942 gene encoding probable G-protein coupled receptor Mth-like 3 — translation MKKLKTSKIFSYFTFCSLTLFILPSESLRIVRSSTNLFQFMSHALDSETTTEIPSFCMPHQEEKTNEAVTREKRSEPYNASLPNSQNSPDSLDLSKFSDAFLECQHVEIEPECYIKLSNGSIKVPLYDRVFDENNYLIRDNGELLICPEFFDDFSDDSKFSKILDIFSIVGVSISSICITLHIIMFLSLKKLRNLPGYCLFSLCKALLLAYICSFTTFGLPNRNDCTAVGMLMLYAFLASFFWMNAMSFDVWRSLRMATAKLRLVRDRPMLMRYALYCAYSWGVPLLIIVVSLIVNHLNTDYRYNLIFNINTCWFHYKPALLVYFGAPFFILLFFNILLFIHSFIMITSASMNTAENKAALWSRFLVSMRLAIVMGLTWICGIIATTSRVTAFWYIYTILNTLQGVFIFLCFSFTDKTIKECKRVVGKKKSSLFPSQTSTTRGQTSSEQHDSPI, via the coding sequence ATGAAAAAGCtaaaaacatctaaaatattttcgtattttacgTTCTGCAGTTTGACTTTGTTTATTCTTCCTTCGGAATCCTTAAGGATCGTTAGATcttcaacaaatttatttcagtttatgagCCATGCATTGGATTCTGAAACAACAACTGAAATTCCGAGTTTCTGCATGCCACACCAAGAAGAAAAGACAAATGAAGCTGTTACCAGAGAGAAACGGTCGGAACCCTACAATGCTTCCTTGCCCAATTCACAAAATAGCCCAGATTCTCTAGATCTGTCGAAGTTTAGTGACGCCTTCCTGGAATGCCAGCATGTTGAGATCGAACCAGAGTGTTACATTAAACTCTCCAATGGATCGATTAAAGTGCCGTTATATGACAGAGTCTTCGATGAGAATAATTATCTGATAAGAGATAATGGGGAGCTACTAATCTGTCCGGAGTTTTTCGATGACTTCAGTGATGATTCTAAGTTCTCTAAGATTCTGGACATTTTTTCGATTGTGGGAGTCTCCATATCTTCCATTTGCATCACCCTACATATTATTATGTTCTTGTCCttaaaaaaactcagaaatctTCCTGGATATTGCCTATTCTCCCTCTGCAAAGCTCTGTTGTTGGCCTACATCTGTTCCTTTACTACTTTTGGATTACCGAACAGGAATGACTGTACTGCCGTTGGAATGCTAATGCTTTACGCTTTCTTGGCATCGTTTTTCTGGATGAACGCTATGTCTTTTGATGTTTGGCGATCATTGAGAATGGCAACCGCCAAGTTAAGACTTGTAAGAGACAGACCGATGCTTATGCGGTACGCTTTGTACTGTGCGTACTCATGGGGAGTACCTTTACTGATAATCGTCGTCTCATTGATAGTGAACCATTTGAATACTGATTACAGATATAATTTGATATTCAATATAAACACTTGCTGGTTCCATTACAAGCCAGCTCTTTTGGTGTATTTTGGGGCGccgtttttcattttgttgttCTTCAATATCCTGCTGTTTATTCACAGCTTTATCATGATAACCAGTGCTAGTATGAATACTGCGGAAAATAAAGCCGCCCTCTGGTCGAGGTTTCTAGTTTCCATGCGACTAGCCATAGTCATGGGCTTAACGTGGATTTGTGGAATTATTGCCACAACTTCAAGAGTCACCGCATTCTGGTACATATACACTATTCTGAACACTCTGCAGGGAGTGTTTATctttttatgcttttcttttactgataaaactataaaagaatGCAAAAGAGTTGTCGGAAAAAAGAAGAGTTCTTTGTTTCCATCACAAACTTCTACAACAAGAGGACAAACGTCGTCAGAGCAACACGATTCGCCAATTTAa